GGGGACGCCCTGGGCCTGCACCAGGCGGCTGGGCCAGGTGCGCCGCGGGACGGCGACCCGGACGACCGGCTCGGTGGCGACCTTGAGCCGGACGGCGACCTGGGCGCGCTCGGGGGTGTCGGCAGCCTCGCTGCTCGCGACCTGGGCGGTGGCGCCGGGCGCCAGGCCGAGGGCCAGGGCGGCGACCGCGGTGCCGGCGACGAGTCCGCGGAGGCGGCTGGTCACCGGGGTCGAGGAGGAGGTGGAGGCGGTTCGGGGGGTGGGACGCACGTGGAGGTACCTCGCGGGGTGGGGGTGCACCGTCGGGGGCGCTCGGACGCGACGCCGTCGGGTCCGGCGTCGAGGCCACGGCGCGCGACACCTCACGAAGGGAGGCCCCCACTCACGGGTGGGACGCACAGCCGGCAGCCCCACCACGACAACACGAGGGCCCGCGGATGTCGAATCCGCGGGCCGCTGTCCCGCGCGTCCCCGCCTGGGTCGTGAGGCGGCTCACCCGCGCGGCTTGCACGCCCCGCCGCGTCGTACGGTCGTGACATGTTGCACGCCCTGCTCGCCACCGCCGGGGTGCGCTCGCGCGCCCGGTCCGCGACCGACGCCGACGACCTCGAACGACCGTCGGGACCACCCGCCACGTGGACGGCCCTCGGCGAGCTGGGCTCCGCGCTCGACGCGGTCCGCCTCGTCGGCGCGCTCCCCCGCCTCTCCGCGGCACCCCGCGGCGACGGCCACCTGGTGGTCGACATCCCGGGCTGGCAGGCACCCGAGCTGACTGGAGCGCCGCTGCGCCGCTTCCTCCGCCGGCTGGGGTACGACGCCCGCGGCTGGGGCTTCGGCACCAACATGGGCGACCCGCGGCGCGACGTGGAGCGGCTGGCCGAGCGCGTCCTCGAGCTCGTCGAGCAGACGGGCTCGCCGGCGTCGCTGGTCGGCTGGAGCCTCGGCGGCGTGATCGCCCGCGAGGTCGCGCGCCGGCACCCGGCTGCCGTGCGCCGGGTCATCACCTACGGCACGCCCGTCACCGGAGGCGCCGGCCACACCACGATCGCCCGCGTCTACGGCCGCGGCTCGGACGTCGACGCGGCCCGCGTGGCACAGCGCCTCGACGCCGAGTCGCCCATCCGGGTTCCGCTGACCGTGGTGTTCTCGCGCCGCGACGGCGTCGTGGCGTGGCAGGCGTGCATCGACCGCGCGTCCGCCGCGGTGGAGCACGTCGAGGTCTCCTCCACCCACCTCGGCATGGGCGTGGACCCCGACGTGTGGGCCGTGGTCGCCGACCGGCTCGCGGCGCCGGCGCCTGCGATGAGGCCGCCCGGCCCGGCCTGACGGTCGCGGCCCGGATGTCGAGGACGGACAGGCCGCTCCGTCCCTGGTGCAGGAACCACGACACCCACGGAGGATGGCAGTCATGACCCACATCAAGCGTTTCGACCACGTCGGCGTCACCGTCAGGGACCTCGACCGAGCGACCGACTTCTTCGTCAGCCTCGGGCTGGAGGTGCAGGGTCGGCAGCCGGTCGAGGGCGAGTTCATCGACACGGTGATCGCCATCCCCGACTCGCGCACGGAGATCGTGATGCTCGACTCCCCCGGCGGCGGGAGCTCGGTCGAGCTCTCCAGCTTCGTCCGGCCCGACGCCGTCGACGGGTCACCCGACGCGATGGCCAACGTGGTGGGCCTGCGCAGCCTGGGCTTCGAGGTCCACGACCTCCGGGCCGCGGTGGACGCCGTCGTGGCGGACGGCTACTCGCTGGTCGGCGGCATCGGCGAGTACGAGGACGTGTGGCGGATGGCGTACGTCCGCGGGCCCGAGGGCATTCTCGTCTCCCTGGCCGAGCGGATCGGCTAGGGCCGGAGCACCGCGACCGGCACGAGGACGCTCAGCCGAGCGGGGGCAGGGTGACGACCTGCCCGGCATAGCTGAGCCCCGCGCCGAAGGCGATGAGAAGCGCGGTGTCGCCGGCGGACGCCTCGTCCTGGCGCAGCATCGCCTCCATGGCGAGCGGGACGGAGGCGGCCGAGGTGTTGCCGGCGTCCACGACGTCGGTCGCGATCGCCACGGACTCGGGCAGCTTGATGTTCTTGGCCAGGGTCTGCGTGATGCGGAGGTTGGCCTGGTGCGGGATGAAGGCGTCGAGATCGTCGGGGGCGACGCCCGCCAGGCGCATCGCCTCGTGGGCGACCTCGGCCATCGCGAAGGGCGCCCAGCGGAAGACCGCCGTGCCCTCCATCTGGACCACCGGGTGGTCCTGGCCCGTCCCGTGCCCGCCGATGCAGCTGGGGGTCTGGGTGATCACGTGGGCCTGCGAGCCGTCGGAGCCCCAGGCGGCGGGCCCGATGCCGGGCTCGTCGGACGGTCCCACGACCACGGCCCCGGCTCCGTCGGCGAAGATGAAGGCGGTGCCGCGGTCGGTCGGGTCCATGAAGCGGCTCAGCTGCTCGACGCCGACCACGACGACGTGGGACTCCGCGCCCGAGCGCACCATCGACGACGCGAGGTTGAGGGCGTGGCAGAAGCCGGCGCAGCCTGCGGAGATGTCGAAGGCCGCGGTGCCGGTCATGCCGAGCGCGGTGGCGACCTGCGGAGCGGAAGCCGGGGTGTGCTCGGGGTGCGTGGAGGTGGCGACGATGAGGCACCCGACCTGCTCGGCGGTGACGCCGGCGGCCGCCATCGCGCGCTCCGCGGCGGCCGTGGACATGCCGATCAGCGTCTCGTCCTCACCGGCGAAGCGGCGGGTCTTGATGCCGGAGCGGGTCTGGATCCACTCGTCCGACGAGTCGAGGACCTCGCAGATCTCGTCGTTGGTGACGACCCGCTCGGGACGGTGCACGCCCAGGCCCAGCATGGCGGCGTGCGTCAGTTCGGTCGGCTGCTGGATCGTCATGTCGCGAGCATAGAGAGGGCGGGGCAGCGGTCAGCGGTCGCCGTCGGGACGGGTCTCGGGGATCGGCGAGTCGGGCACCTCGCCGGGGTCGATCGGGTTCACGTCCGGGTCGCCGGACGGCACGATGGTCGGCTCGGTCGAGGGCTCGTTCGGTGTGGTGGTCATCCCCCAGTCGTACGCCGGTGACCTGAGGGACGCAACGATCCCCCACCCCTTGTGATGGGCGGAACAGGAATCAGAGGACGTGCTGACCGACCAGCTGGCTGATCTGTCGAATGTTCACGTTGCCCTTGAACTCCAGGCGCACCCGCCCGAGGCCGCTGAACCACAGGTCCAGCTCGGAATCCAGGTCGAATGTGCCTGCCGTCTCCACGCTCCACGCCTGCACCCGAT
This genomic stretch from Nocardioides renjunii harbors:
- a CDS encoding esterase/lipase family protein, whose amino-acid sequence is MLHALLATAGVRSRARSATDADDLERPSGPPATWTALGELGSALDAVRLVGALPRLSAAPRGDGHLVVDIPGWQAPELTGAPLRRFLRRLGYDARGWGFGTNMGDPRRDVERLAERVLELVEQTGSPASLVGWSLGGVIAREVARRHPAAVRRVITYGTPVTGGAGHTTIARVYGRGSDVDAARVAQRLDAESPIRVPLTVVFSRRDGVVAWQACIDRASAAVEHVEVSSTHLGMGVDPDVWAVVADRLAAPAPAMRPPGPA
- a CDS encoding VOC family protein, with protein sequence MTHIKRFDHVGVTVRDLDRATDFFVSLGLEVQGRQPVEGEFIDTVIAIPDSRTEIVMLDSPGGGSSVELSSFVRPDAVDGSPDAMANVVGLRSLGFEVHDLRAAVDAVVADGYSLVGGIGEYEDVWRMAYVRGPEGILVSLAERIG
- a CDS encoding beta-ketoacyl-ACP synthase III, yielding MTIQQPTELTHAAMLGLGVHRPERVVTNDEICEVLDSSDEWIQTRSGIKTRRFAGEDETLIGMSTAAAERAMAAAGVTAEQVGCLIVATSTHPEHTPASAPQVATALGMTGTAAFDISAGCAGFCHALNLASSMVRSGAESHVVVVGVEQLSRFMDPTDRGTAFIFADGAGAVVVGPSDEPGIGPAAWGSDGSQAHVITQTPSCIGGHGTGQDHPVVQMEGTAVFRWAPFAMAEVAHEAMRLAGVAPDDLDAFIPHQANLRITQTLAKNIKLPESVAIATDVVDAGNTSAASVPLAMEAMLRQDEASAGDTALLIAFGAGLSYAGQVVTLPPLG